The Lolium perenne isolate Kyuss_39 chromosome 6, Kyuss_2.0, whole genome shotgun sequence genome segment TCCGCTGCCCCTCCACCCCCACCGACGACGTCACCTACAACGCCCTCGTCGCCCACCTCCCGCCCACGCCGGCCTACTCCCGCCTCTGCTTCGCGTCTCTCCCTCTCTTCCGGCCCAACCTCGCCACCCTCCTCGCGCTCCTCCGCCGCGCCTCGTGTTACGATAACCTCTCCGCCGCCGTGCACGCCTGGCTCACCAAGACGGCCTACATCAGCCTGGGCGGCAACGCGGAGGTCTCCAACTCACTGCTCGCTGTGTATGCCGCCTCGGGGGACTACCTCGCCGCGTCCAGGATGTTCGACGAAATGCCTGTCCGAGACGTAGTGTCCTGGACGTCCATGATCGGGGCCTGCCTGGCAGGGGGCTCTGCCGTCCAGGCCCTGCGCCTGTTCCGCGAGATGCTCGCCGACGGCGCGGTGGAGCTGGACGGGGTTGTCCTCGTCGTCGCCCTCCGCGCGTGCGACCACCTGGCCCTCGGAGCCTCCCTGCACGCCGTCGCGGAGCGCCGCGGGCTGCAGGGTGATGACGTCTTCGTCGCCAACTCGCTCGTCGACATGTACGCCAGGTGCCTCGACCTTCGGTCCGCGATGAAGGTGTTCGAGATGATCCCGGGGAAGAACGTGGTGTCCTGGAATAGCATGCTCTCAGGACTCGTGCACGCCGGCCGCTGCGCCGAGGCGCTGGAGCTGCTCGGCTCTTCGTCCTTCCTGAAGGGCGGCGATGATGTTGATCTCGACGAGACCACGCTGGTGGTGCTGCTACAGCTGTGCAAGAAGCTAGGCGAGGCTATGTGGTGCAGGTCGGTCCATGCCGTGGCTTTCAGGAGGCTCTGGTTCGCCTCGTCGAGCCTGCCGCTGCTGAACGCGCTGCTCGACGCCTACGCAAAGTGTGGCCTCCTGGAGCACGCGCTCCGGCTGTTTGGAGGGATGCGCGACAAGAACGTCGTCACCTGGAGCACCCTCATCGCTGGCTGCGCCCACAACTGCAGGCCACACGAGGCGATGGCATGCTCCGTCGCGATGAGGGAGGCCGGGATGATGCCCAACTCGATCACCATGTTGAGCATCCTCCAAGCGTGCGCTGACTGTGCGGAAACCAGGGCGTCGAGATGTGCCCATGGCGTGGCTGTCAGGAGTGGGCTAGCCCCGGAGCGGGACGTTGGCAACGCTCTGGTGGACACCTACGGCAAGTGCGGCGACCTGACCACGGCAATGAGGGTGTTCGACGCGATGCCCAGAAAGGATGTACTCACCTGGAACTCCATGATCGGCGCGCTGGGGATGAATGGCCGCGCGCCGGACGCCCTCGCCCTCCTCGACAGGATGGAACGGGAAGATGATGACAATGTCAGGCCGAACGGCGTCACGATGCTTGCTGTTCTGTCGGCGTGCGGGCATGGAGGGCTGGTGGAGGAGGGCATGGCACAATTCGAGCGGATGACGGCGAAGTACTCACTGCAGCCCCAGGTGGAGCACCTGTCGTGCGTGGTCGACATGCTGGCGCGCGTGGGGGACCTCGAGGGGGCGACGAAGATCATCGAGGAGAGGATGCTGTCCGCCACCAGCGGAAGTCTAGCAGCAGCCTGGAGCGCGCTGCTGAGCGCGTGCAGAAGCCATGTCAATTGCGAGGTCGGGCGGGACGCGGCGTGTCGTGTCCTGGAGTTGGAGCCTGACAACTCGGCTGGGTACCTGATGTCAATGAGCATACCAGGCGGTGAGCCGGCGCGGATGCGGTGGTTGATGAGGGAGAGGGGGGTGAAGGTGACAAGCGGACACAGCGTGGTGCAGATCGGGCAGGAGGCTCACAGGTTCGTGTCTTGGGATGGATGCCACCTGCATAGGGCGCAGGTCTATTCCATGCtaggtctcctgcatcagcaaatACTACCGCCTACACATGATTcaaaccaccatcttcatcatcagCATCTTACCTTATCATGTATCGATGCTACTACTCGTTAATCGCCACATCCATCTGAATCATTGGACACATTATGTTACGCAGCAATGGCCCAGATGCACTTAGTTAGTTTCATTGTGTTGTTACCATCCACTTCATCCTGCCTAGTCTTCAGCCAGCGTCGCAAGGAGGCACATGTAAGAGGACATTATTACCCGAGTACATAATTCACTCCACTCGCCTATCTAAGCTAGCTAGCTGAACTCTGTAGGTACAGTTTGAAACTTTAGATCGTTCTTAGTTTATTCAGTGCAATTCTCACCATGACACCATGGTTCAGGATCTTTGCTACAGAAGTCTACTTATAGCCCATTTTCCTTGAAACATTTTTCGGGACATGGCGTTATCGTTTTAGTTCCTCGGGAACCACCATGGTTTGTTCATCTCAATGCTTCTGCTGCTTGTTTGTTTTGACGGTGTTCAGCTGACAGGTTTCGGGCTGTCCAAGTTTTGTCGTCTGATGAACACCACAGATAGTTGCATGGAGAAGGTGTGAATTTTAGCTTGTTATGCAATTGGTTACAAGGCTTATAATTAGTTGTCACATTTAGAAAAGATGAGCTCAACATCGAAAATAGCATCTTCTGTTTATTATTTGCTTGCCTGCCTCCAGCTCATGGTATTTTCCTATGCAATTGGTTACAGAACCCATTTGATTCCAGTGTATTTTTTTTACCATGAGAAGCTGACAGCACATGATGGTAAATAGACTTTTTGTCACGTATATATATATCAGGCAGGAAACTCATGGTATTTTCCTATGCATCACAGTTGTGCATTTCTTGTGTGGAACATGAAGTATATAGATAGATCATGTCCGTGGACTGAAAGCTCTCCTTCCACAGCTTTTTTAACCAAGAAAAGCAAGCACCCATGATCAAGTATGCACCCCCCCTCTGTATTATTTTCCTTTTCCAATCTTTAATTAAATATAGCAGCGTACGTGCCTTTTACGTCAAAAGAGAAAACCTATCTTGTTAAAAAAAATAGAGAACTTCTAAATATGTTTTACAGAGTTTTTGATATAATTTGGTTTCTACCTGGTACTTTATCCATTCCTTTTCCCTTCTTTCAGTTTCAGCTTTCAACATGTTTGCATCTTTTTTCGTTTAAACCAAAATTCATTCATTTCCCTCAGGAACCCCACCATTCCATTCTCCCATCAGCTGACCGCACGACGCGCGCGGCTGGCCAAGTATTCCCCCATGGGAGGATGCGCTGAGGGTCTTCTTTGTTGTCGTCATCTACTGGCGGTCAAGGCCGGAGGACCCGATGGGGACTACACGTGGTTCATATCGCCTCTGGCCTGCCGCAGTCGCCCTTCTTCCTCCTCACATGTTTGGAAGTTTCAGATCCATACTTTTTTTATTCCTAGAAATTTTAGGCTGAAAGCTTCCATGACTGTCTGAGTTGGAAGTTCTAAATCATCAGATGAATAAATTGCAAAATATTGTTTAACCCTGGGAGTCAAATTCCTTTAAACTGAGAGTTCTAAAAAGTATTCCCCATGCGTCTTGTAGTACGATACATTACATACTTGATTGAATTCAGAGTCAGAGTAGTACACTTCACTAGGCCTGTCTAAGACACAACTTGTCCTAAAAATGTCCCTCAACACTGTTAGTCTCTTCAACAACCTTCGACCAGGAGAGATACCAACAGGCAATCAGCTCCAGACACTCGACGAACCCTCCATTTATTGCAACATCACTGGATGGGTCAAAGGAAGATCACCATCAACTTGAAACCCTGTGGCTGTATTACTCAGTGATTGCTGGAGCTGTCTTTGGTTTCTGGCTGTGGTTTGGAGCTCTTGAGGTTGGCGCTCTTCGGTTGCAGCATCAATGCCATACAAAATTGCACCCCGTTTCCCACAATGCAGTATTTTTCGATGTCTTCTCTCAATTGCATTATAAACTATGGATGTAGGTGTATTGTTGAGGAGACTCATCTTTATTTTCTCCCAGCAATAAGCTGCATTTATCTGTTCCTGCGTGGACAGAATTGAATTATAGCTGTTATTATGATACGGCCTATTTCTTACGCAGACTTGTATAAGGTTTTATTCTCTCAATTGTGTGAGTTGAACTTACATATGTTTCGTCGTCGCTATGTGTATGTTTACTGAGCTTGTATTGTGTTCTATGAATGCAGCCTCAGTTTTATGTACCTCTTGGATACTTGTACTCTGTTCACAATTAACCTGAAGAAAGATTTTACCAGCACGCGCAACAAACATTTTATCAGAATTAAGAGCAAAATCACATCATGGACTGACAATTTTCAGGGAAAAGAAGACTATAGATGGGCATCTCAGTTCGGGTAGCTGTTGACGATGGTGCAGCGTTTACGGATCTCCCCCTCGGAGCTGGTCTTGTCCTGCACCGCTCCCCAAAGTCTTGCTCAGGTGCTGCTCGATTCTCTGAATCTGCTAGAACCTGCACGCTGTCTTAGTAAACGTCTACTTCATATCTTATAGTAATCTGCAAAGCGTCTTATGCAACGTATTTGGAACACACTCTTTTGCGTTATTTTTCCCTGTTGTTCAGAGCTGAAGGGTAATTTCAGTTAGTATATTGACACAGTTTTACTCCATGATCCCAATGCTTCTCCTCAGACCGATCTGTAGTGAGGGTTTAACTAACAGGACTTCTAGTAATCTCCAAGGGAGCCTCGGGATTTACTTCTTGTTTCTCATATTGAACAGGTGCTCTCTTGGAGCATTGTACCCTTTCCCCTCTGTCTTTGTTAGCGTCTACTGTAAATGTTATAATAATCTGCAAAGCTTCTTATGCAACGTACTTTGGAACACATTCTTTTGCGTGACTTTTCCCTCTTGTTCAAAGTTGAAGGGCAGTTTCAGTTATAGTACATTGACACTGGCTTCAGGCTAACGGAATGCTTTTCCTCAGACTGATCTGTATTGACTGCTTTAATAAGAGGACCTCTACTGATCGCCAAGGGAGCCTCGAGCTGACTGACTTCTTGAGCTTACAATAGTGGTGATGGAGTCTCCAGCCGTGAGCTTGATGACGTTGCTGCGGGTTGATGACGCTAGGAGTCAAGGCCCTTGACCTGCATCAGCTAACTATCTAATGGAGGGCGCGTGTTAGCTAGATTAAGTAGTGGGCAATTCTGATCGTAAGTGGGATCCGCAAAGCTTCTTCGTCTTCCCTTCAATTCTGCAGAGTCTTCAGCCGGTTTGTCTTATTGCCGTGAGCTTGGCACCATCTTCCGTTCCAATGCTTATTTTCCCCAAGCTGGTCTGTGCCATCCCCTCTCCGACGGCCATGCCATCATATTCTCCTACCCTCCGTCCACGTGCGCTGTCGGGGCTCTCCCTGTCAGCAATTTGAGGCTCCGGACGATCAAGTCGGAACACCCCAAGGAGAGAGAGTTATTCTTGTCTGCCATTTGCAACACACCTGTCCTGAAACTTCCTTTTGCAGTACATGAAGCTT includes the following:
- the LOC139829986 gene encoding pentatricopeptide repeat-containing protein At1g06140, mitochondrial-like, with protein sequence MAAVAVDEAVRRYLGDGKPAELLPALFKLCCTLFPPSQSKPSALALASQLHADACKRPISAAASNSLLTCYLRAARPDLALAHLRCPSTPTDDVTYNALVAHLPPTPAYSRLCFASLPLFRPNLATLLALLRRASCYDNLSAAVHAWLTKTAYISLGGNAEVSNSLLAVYAASGDYLAASRMFDEMPVRDVVSWTSMIGACLAGGSAVQALRLFREMLADGAVELDGVVLVVALRACDHLALGASLHAVAERRGLQGDDVFVANSLVDMYARCLDLRSAMKVFEMIPGKNVVSWNSMLSGLVHAGRCAEALELLGSSSFLKGGDDVDLDETTLVVLLQLCKKLGEAMWCRSVHAVAFRRLWFASSSLPLLNALLDAYAKCGLLEHALRLFGGMRDKNVVTWSTLIAGCAHNCRPHEAMACSVAMREAGMMPNSITMLSILQACADCAETRASRCAHGVAVRSGLAPERDVGNALVDTYGKCGDLTTAMRVFDAMPRKDVLTWNSMIGALGMNGRAPDALALLDRMEREDDDNVRPNGVTMLAVLSACGHGGLVEEGMAQFERMTAKYSLQPQVEHLSCVVDMLARVGDLEGATKIIEERMLSATSGSLAAAWSALLSACRSHVNCEVGRDAACRVLELEPDNSAGYLMSMSIPGGEPARMRWLMRERGVKVTSGHSVVQIGQEAHSNGPDALS